The following proteins are encoded in a genomic region of Tenebrio molitor chromosome 7, icTenMoli1.1, whole genome shotgun sequence:
- the LOC138135275 gene encoding 2-acylglycerol O-acyltransferase 1-like produces the protein MKVLGIEFAPLLVPMHRRYETLAVAAWFSVFVFGGFTSLLVCLYLLSTRLWWLVPLYATWTYLDRHVSESGGHGSVWVQNWRWWYHLKNYFPVEIDYSQGFSLDPTRNYLFCCFPHGILPVGPFTAIASTWSKFRKSYPEFTVKSAALHTFVCLPIVRELSLALGGISCSAKSLNYELSRPEGGHIVNLMVGGAVEAYNSQTGKYKFVVKNRKGFVKVALRNGAPLVPVISFGETDLFSQIDNRALRNVQEFVRKYLLLGLPPVVFMGRGFFQYSFGMIPRRKPITTVVGTSIEVTRLENPTNEQIGELHAKFIQALVALFDEYKHKYLENPEDQHLELQ, from the exons ATGAAAGTTCTGGGAATCGAATTCGCGCCGTTGCTGGTACCGATGCACCGAAGATACGAAACGTTGGCGGTAGCGGCTTGGTTCTCTGTATTCGTTTTCGGGGGCTTCACCAGCTTGCTCGTCTGCCTCTACCTCCTCTCCACCCGTTTGTGGTGGTTGGTCCCTCTGTACGCCACCTGGACCTACCTCGACAGACACGTTAGCGAGTCCGGCGGCCACGGCAGCGTCTGGGTGCAAAATTGGCGGTGGTGGTACCACTTGAAGAACTACTTCCCTGTCGAAATTGATTACTCCCAGGGCTTCTCTCTCGACCCCACCCGCAACTACCTCTTCTGTTGCTTTCCTCACGGGATATTACCCGTGGGTCCGTTCACCGCCATAGCAAGCACCTGGAGCAAGTTTCGCAAGTCGTACCCGGAGTTTACGGTGAAATCGGCGGCTCTCCATACCTTTGTATGTCTGCCGATTGTACGGGAGTTGTCTTTGGCGCTTGGAGGAATTTCTTGTTCGGCCAAGTCACTCAATTACGAATTGAGCCGTCCGGAAGGTGGACACATCGTGAATTTGATGGTTGGTGGTGCGGTGGAAGCATACAATTCACAAACAGGGAAATACAAATTCGTGGTGAAGAACAGGAAAGGGTTTGTGAAGGTGGCCTTAAGAAATGGAGCGCCTTTGGTGCCTGTTATCTCGTTTGGTGAGACCGACTTGTTCAGCCAAATCGACAATCGTGCTCTACGCAATGTTCAGGAATTTGTCAGGAAGTACTTACTTCTTGGGTTACCACCCGTGGTGTTTATGGGAAGAGGCTTCTTCCAATACTCGTTCGGAATGATTCCGAGGAGAAAACCAATTACTACCGTCG TGGGAACCTCAATTGAAGTTACCAGACTGGAAAATCCTACAAATGAGCAAATAGGGGAGCTACATGCCAAGTTCATCCAAGCATTAGTCGCTCTATTTGATGAGTACAAACACAAGTACTTAGAGAACCCGGAAGATCAACATTTAGAGTTGcagtga